A window of the Lagopus muta isolate bLagMut1 chromosome 1, bLagMut1 primary, whole genome shotgun sequence genome harbors these coding sequences:
- the ASCL4 gene encoding achaete-scute homolog 4 yields MASNKDDDGLLNRIAFSGAMPLANSHIRPHGVPLREPFGVPIHLDPSYWERAYGGHAGRISYVPFPGYVGVYDYSFEPAFIRKRNERERQRVRCVNEGYTRLREHLPKEFADKRLSKVETLRAAISYIKHLQSLLDCYPLGSSSKETLATKELLDDPSPGPLRECNSDGESKASSASSPYSEFEEVGS; encoded by the coding sequence ATGGCCAGCAATAAAGATGATGATGGACTGTTGAACAGGATTGCATTTTCAGGAGCAATGCCCCTGGCTAACAGCCACATCCGTCCCCACGGGGTTCCCCTAAGAGAACCCTTTGGGGTTCCCATCCACCTAGACCCGTCGTACTGGGAGCGAGCCTATGGTGGGCATGCAGGTCGCATCTCCTACGTCCCATTCCCTGGCTACGTGGGCGTCTATGACTATTCCTTTGAGCCTGCCTTCATTCGGAAGAGGaatgagagagaaagacagCGGGTGCGCTGCGTGAACGAAGGCTACACACGCCTGAGAGAGCACCTGCCCAAGGAATTTGCTGACAAGCGCCTCAGCAAAGTGGAGACCCTGAGAGCAGCCATAAGCTACATCAAGCACTTGCAGAGCTTGCTGGACTGCTATCCCCTGGGGTCTAGCAGTAAGGAAACGCTCGCCACCAAGGAGCTCCTGGATGATCCCAGCCCCGGTCCTCTGCGGGAGTGCAACAGTGATGGAGAATCGAAAGCCTCCTCAGCCTCATCCCCCTACAGTGAATTCGAGGAGGTGGGTAGCTAG